A single region of the Halorussus gelatinilyticus genome encodes:
- a CDS encoding energy-coupling factor ABC transporter ATP-binding protein, which yields MIETRNVVHRYGDDGPPAVDGVSLAVPDGEFVLLAGPNGSGKSTLVRHFNGLLDPDEGEVLVDGTPVSENLVAARTSVGMVFQQPRDGFVAATVGADVAFGPENLGLSNEEIDRRVADALAAVNMAGRRDERIDALSGGERERVAIAGALAMDPDHLVLDEPFTGLDAPARESVVEQLRTLKESGTGVVLVTHDLRDAFDLADRIVALADGCVAVDAAPADARERLPDLGIRVPAGEVRGER from the coding sequence ATGATAGAGACACGAAACGTGGTCCACCGGTACGGTGACGACGGACCTCCGGCGGTAGACGGCGTCTCGCTCGCCGTCCCGGACGGCGAGTTCGTCCTGCTGGCGGGGCCGAACGGGTCGGGCAAGTCCACGCTCGTCCGGCACTTCAACGGCCTGCTGGACCCCGACGAGGGCGAGGTGCTGGTGGACGGCACGCCGGTCTCCGAGAACCTCGTAGCGGCCCGGACCAGCGTCGGAATGGTGTTCCAGCAACCCCGCGACGGGTTCGTCGCGGCCACGGTCGGCGCGGACGTGGCGTTCGGCCCGGAGAATCTGGGCCTCTCGAACGAGGAGATAGACCGACGAGTCGCGGACGCGCTCGCGGCGGTGAACATGGCGGGCAGGCGCGACGAGCGCATCGACGCACTCTCGGGCGGCGAGCGCGAGCGCGTGGCCATCGCGGGCGCGCTGGCGATGGACCCCGACCACCTCGTGCTGGACGAACCGTTCACCGGACTCGACGCGCCGGCCCGCGAGTCGGTGGTCGAACAGCTCCGGACCCTGAAGGAGTCGGGCACCGGCGTCGTCCTCGTGACTCACGACCTCCGAGACGCCTTCGACCTCGCGGACCGAATCGTCGCGCTCGCGGACGGATGCGTGGCCGTGGACGCCGCACCCGCGGACGCCCGCGAGCGACTGCCGGACCTCGGGATTCGCGTGCCAGCGGGGGAGGTTCGCGGCGAACGGTGA
- a CDS encoding energy-coupling factor transporter transmembrane component T family protein codes for MTLSYRPGDSLAHRLDPRSKLAFQVAFALAAFAHTTPRGLLALTALVLAVLVGSGLSVRRALAEYRFVFPFLLAGPLFSAATLGPPWVRWQAALDTALASYRVVLVLLVSAAYLRTTPVRDSRAAIQRLVPGKTGRLLGTGVGFVFRFLPVLQADLRRIRDASAARLGDQQSLVARMRRVGISGLARALSRADRFALALRARCFAWNPTLPPLTLSRADVPVFAASLALLAWAVV; via the coding sequence GTGACGCTGAGTTATCGCCCCGGCGACTCGCTCGCACACCGACTCGACCCCCGGAGCAAGTTGGCCTTTCAGGTCGCGTTCGCCCTCGCGGCGTTCGCGCACACGACGCCCCGCGGCTTGCTCGCGCTGACCGCGCTCGTCCTCGCGGTCCTCGTCGGGTCGGGGCTGTCGGTCCGGCGGGCGCTCGCGGAGTACCGGTTCGTCTTTCCGTTCCTCCTCGCGGGACCACTGTTCTCGGCGGCGACGCTCGGGCCGCCGTGGGTTCGCTGGCAGGCCGCGCTCGATACCGCGCTCGCCAGCTATCGCGTCGTGCTGGTCCTGCTGGTGAGCGCGGCGTACCTCCGAACGACGCCGGTCAGGGACTCGCGGGCCGCGATTCAGCGCCTCGTGCCCGGCAAGACCGGGCGACTCCTCGGGACGGGCGTCGGGTTCGTCTTCCGGTTTCTGCCGGTCTTGCAGGCGGACCTCCGGCGGATTCGGGACGCCTCGGCCGCGCGGTTGGGCGACCAGCAGTCGCTCGTCGCCCGGATGCGTCGGGTCGGTATCTCGGGACTGGCGCGGGCGCTCTCGCGGGCCGACCGGTTCGCGCTCGCGCTCCGCGCCCGGTGTTTCGCGTGGAACCCGACGCTCCCGCCGCTGACGCTCTCGCGGGCCGACGTGCCGGTGTTCGCCGCGAGTCTCGCGCTGTTAGCGTGGGCGGTAGTCTGA
- a CDS encoding CRISPR-associated protein Cas4 — MSKIPFSDLETAAYCPRKLYYRRREDEIEVPDEVAERRELAFRYADLLAADRDDLADLPLAVGPDEFRSNLEYARRRFDAAWSELRDPSDRERLTEGKDCRGIVHKVLSLDAPTPAMVFTGDPPEEGVWRPQSVRLVAAAKALSWEAEESVERAFAEYPTHGVIREVSIGTRRKAAYRTAVEAARTLDGPPPRLTNDAKCGACDYRAECGVKTRSLKSLLGF, encoded by the coding sequence GTGTCGAAGATTCCGTTCAGCGACCTCGAAACCGCGGCGTACTGCCCGCGGAAGTTGTACTACCGGCGGCGCGAGGACGAAATCGAGGTTCCCGACGAGGTGGCCGAGCGGCGGGAACTCGCCTTTCGCTACGCCGACCTGTTAGCGGCCGACCGCGACGACCTCGCGGACCTGCCGCTCGCGGTCGGTCCCGACGAGTTCCGGTCGAATCTGGAGTACGCGCGCCGGCGCTTCGACGCCGCGTGGTCCGAACTCCGGGACCCGAGCGACCGCGAGCGCCTGACCGAGGGCAAGGACTGCCGAGGTATCGTCCACAAGGTCCTCTCGCTCGACGCGCCCACGCCCGCGATGGTCTTCACCGGCGACCCGCCCGAGGAGGGCGTCTGGCGACCCCAGTCGGTCCGACTCGTCGCCGCGGCGAAGGCGCTCTCGTGGGAGGCCGAGGAGTCGGTCGAACGCGCGTTCGCGGAGTACCCCACCCACGGCGTGATTCGGGAGGTCTCCATCGGCACGCGCCGGAAGGCCGCCTACCGGACCGCGGTCGAGGCCGCCCGGACGCTCGACGGTCCGCCGCCGCGCCTCACGAACGACGCCAAGTGCGGGGCCTGCGACTACCGGGCGGAGTGCGGCGTCAAAACGCGGT
- a CDS encoding biotin transporter BioY → MSTDTASVELVGEETAGNVARAALLAALTGAFAYVSFPNPLSPAPVSLQVLGVFLAGLLLGPVWGGVSMALYLAAGAVGAPVFAGGSAGLAVLWIQPTSGYLWSYPVAAFVVGAIAHGGLRLRDSVPRSVPRLVGAMVVGTAVIYAVGVVVMSFVLDMTLRTAFLAGAAAFIPAEAFKIAAAVGVVRSDQIVAE, encoded by the coding sequence ATGAGTACCGACACGGCCTCGGTCGAGTTAGTCGGCGAAGAAACCGCAGGAAACGTCGCGCGTGCGGCCCTGTTGGCCGCGCTCACGGGGGCGTTCGCCTACGTCTCGTTCCCGAATCCCCTCTCGCCCGCGCCGGTGAGTCTGCAAGTCCTCGGCGTCTTTCTCGCCGGACTGCTGCTCGGTCCGGTCTGGGGCGGCGTCTCGATGGCGCTGTACCTCGCGGCCGGAGCGGTCGGCGCGCCCGTCTTCGCCGGCGGGTCGGCGGGGTTGGCGGTGCTGTGGATTCAACCGACGAGCGGCTACCTCTGGTCGTACCCCGTCGCGGCGTTCGTCGTCGGCGCGATAGCCCACGGCGGTCTCCGACTCCGCGACTCCGTGCCCCGGTCCGTCCCGCGACTCGTCGGCGCGATGGTCGTCGGCACCGCCGTCATCTACGCCGTCGGCGTCGTCGTCATGTCGTTCGTCCTCGACATGACGCTCCGAACGGCGTTCCTCGCGGGCGCGGCCGCGTTCATCCCCGCCGAGGCGTTCAAAATCGCGGCCGCCGTCGGCGTCGTCCGGAGCGACCAAATCGTCGCCGAGTAG
- a CDS encoding (Fe-S)-binding protein, with amino-acid sequence MAKFVLAQAGSEATRPTFWKIGHIGEAIFYYLAAVAIAIFAVGVYQRFSTYAQGTESWFDRLDDLSGRIASATKIVFSNQKQFDRDLYAGLMHAFVFWGFLTLLIGTTILAIDMDIWTKALGQPSFFEGAFYLSYSLVMDAMGLLFVVGVGMAIYRRYWVAEGRLWGKHTSTEDDLFVWSLFLLGVGGYVTEGVRILGTSATRNVSFETVSFVGWFVYDVLAVAGVTPEMATAAYPVVWWSHALLALAFVAAVPYAKPFHMISSFANVVTRDEKAGKRLPGVPDDASPEEIGHGSIEDFSWKELLDHDACTKCGRCSSVCPAKAADRPLDPRDVILDLKQYREDLEAGRTEEKPIVADGGASVINSETMESCMSCMACMDACPVEIEHVEQFTQMNRRLTESGQMDANVQDTMMNVFQNGNTFGEPQRKRPDWADELDFEIPDAREQSVEYLWYVGDYPSFDERNRKVARSLATILEESGVEYGILYDDEQADGNDVRRVGEEGLYEMLVEDNAEAIRSCDYDKIVCTDPHSYNTFKNEYPEFEVCEWTEDDVFHYTQVVEDLFRELGLSGSELDYTVTYHDPCHLGRYNDEYEAPREIVKATGCELDEMPRNREDSFCCGGGGGGLWMDFDEDPKPSEERLREALNDTDSGSRVEKFVVACPMCMTMYEDGRKTGGYEDDIEIVDVSELLVEAIGRKEQVEVAAD; translated from the coding sequence ATGGCAAAATTTGTGCTGGCGCAGGCGGGGAGCGAGGCCACCCGCCCCACGTTCTGGAAGATCGGCCACATCGGCGAGGCCATCTTCTACTACCTCGCGGCGGTGGCGATAGCCATCTTCGCCGTCGGGGTCTACCAGCGGTTCTCGACCTACGCACAGGGGACCGAGTCGTGGTTCGACCGCCTCGACGACCTCTCCGGGCGTATCGCCTCCGCGACCAAGATCGTCTTCTCGAACCAGAAGCAGTTCGACCGGGACCTCTACGCCGGCCTGATGCACGCGTTCGTCTTCTGGGGCTTCCTGACCCTGCTCATCGGGACGACGATTCTGGCCATCGATATGGACATCTGGACGAAGGCGCTCGGCCAGCCCTCGTTCTTCGAGGGCGCGTTCTACCTCTCGTACTCGCTGGTGATGGACGCGATGGGCCTGCTGTTCGTCGTCGGCGTCGGCATGGCCATCTACCGGCGCTACTGGGTGGCCGAGGGTCGCCTCTGGGGCAAGCACACCTCGACCGAGGACGACCTGTTCGTCTGGAGCCTCTTCCTGCTCGGCGTGGGCGGCTACGTCACCGAGGGCGTCCGCATCCTCGGGACGAGCGCGACCCGCAACGTCTCCTTCGAGACCGTGAGTTTCGTCGGCTGGTTCGTCTACGACGTGCTGGCGGTCGCGGGCGTGACTCCCGAGATGGCGACCGCGGCCTACCCCGTCGTCTGGTGGTCCCACGCCCTGCTGGCGCTCGCGTTCGTCGCGGCGGTTCCCTACGCCAAGCCGTTCCACATGATTTCGAGTTTCGCGAACGTCGTCACGCGCGACGAGAAGGCGGGCAAGCGCCTCCCCGGCGTTCCGGACGACGCCAGCCCCGAGGAGATCGGTCACGGCTCCATCGAGGACTTCTCGTGGAAGGAGCTGCTCGACCACGACGCCTGCACGAAGTGCGGTCGCTGTTCGTCGGTCTGTCCCGCGAAGGCCGCAGACCGACCGCTCGACCCCCGCGACGTGATTCTCGACCTGAAACAGTACCGCGAGGACTTGGAAGCGGGCCGGACCGAGGAGAAGCCCATCGTCGCCGACGGCGGTGCCTCGGTCATCAACTCGGAGACGATGGAGTCGTGCATGTCCTGCATGGCCTGCATGGACGCCTGTCCGGTCGAAATCGAACACGTCGAGCAGTTCACGCAGATGAACCGCCGGCTCACCGAGTCGGGCCAGATGGACGCCAACGTTCAGGACACGATGATGAACGTGTTCCAGAACGGCAACACGTTCGGCGAACCCCAGCGCAAGCGCCCCGACTGGGCCGACGAGTTGGACTTCGAGATTCCCGACGCCCGCGAGCAGTCCGTCGAGTACCTCTGGTACGTCGGCGACTACCCGAGCTTCGACGAGCGCAACCGGAAGGTCGCGCGGTCGCTGGCGACCATCCTCGAAGAGTCCGGCGTCGAGTACGGCATCCTCTACGACGACGAGCAGGCCGACGGCAACGACGTGCGCCGCGTCGGCGAGGAGGGCCTCTACGAGATGCTGGTCGAGGACAACGCCGAGGCCATCCGGAGCTGCGACTACGACAAAATCGTCTGCACGGACCCCCACAGCTACAACACGTTCAAGAACGAGTATCCGGAGTTCGAGGTGTGCGAGTGGACCGAGGACGACGTGTTCCACTACACGCAGGTCGTCGAAGACCTGTTCCGCGAACTGGGTCTCTCCGGGTCCGAACTCGACTACACCGTCACGTACCACGACCCCTGTCACCTCGGCCGGTACAACGACGAGTACGAGGCCCCGCGCGAAATCGTGAAAGCCACGGGATGCGAACTCGACGAGATGCCCCGCAACCGCGAGGACTCGTTCTGTTGCGGCGGCGGCGGTGGCGGCCTCTGGATGGACTTCGACGAGGACCCCAAGCCGAGCGAGGAGCGCCTGCGCGAGGCGCTGAACGACACCGACTCGGGAAGCCGCGTCGAGAAGTTCGTCGTCGCCTGCCCGATGTGCATGACGATGTACGAGGACGGCCGGAAGACCGGCGGCTACGAGGACGACATCGAAATCGTCGACGTGTCGGAACTGCTCGTGGAGGCTATCGGTCGGAAAGAACAGGTCGAAGTCGCGGCGGACTGA
- a CDS encoding DedA family protein — protein MVGVGLFFVGNEELAEQWLNQYGLLALFFIMILEGAMLLYFAPSEAVVPVAVTALADSPTDYDTIVAIVSVSVIAATIGQYALFLLAKRGGREYLLEKRWFRVDGDQLDRFDGWFDRWGPVVVPVSNALLFTRGMLTVPAGFAEMDGRKFVVLSALGTLVFETVLALLGPRIFRAMLGFL, from the coding sequence GTGGTCGGGGTCGGCCTGTTCTTCGTCGGGAACGAGGAACTGGCGGAACAGTGGCTCAATCAGTACGGCCTGCTCGCGCTCTTCTTCATCATGATTCTGGAGGGTGCGATGCTGTTGTACTTCGCACCGAGCGAGGCGGTCGTACCGGTGGCCGTTACCGCACTCGCCGACTCTCCCACGGACTACGACACGATCGTCGCTATCGTGTCGGTCTCCGTTATCGCGGCTACTATCGGCCAGTACGCACTGTTCCTGTTGGCGAAGCGCGGCGGCCGGGAGTACCTGCTCGAAAAGCGGTGGTTCCGGGTCGATGGGGACCAACTCGACCGCTTCGACGGGTGGTTCGACCGATGGGGTCCCGTCGTCGTCCCGGTGAGCAACGCGCTACTGTTCACTCGCGGGATGCTGACGGTCCCGGCCGGGTTCGCCGAGATGGACGGCCGCAAGTTCGTGGTGCTGTCGGCGCTCGGCACGCTCGTCTTCGAGACGGTGCTCGCCTTGCTCGGCCCGCGCATCTTCCGGGCCATGTTGGGATTCCTGTAA
- a CDS encoding conditioned medium-induced protein 4, producing MDEKTEELRDIFMDVTDESTVTERQEETHGSLSSETAIDDRLAEVVGRMRDRYDFTTTLSDDELVSVVRGFYAGDSDAEIARELGDASLGKTVARARIDLHLLRESDEDAPFDLADLRDLLDDDASTGECAAELDVSESTVRRYRRVIDAKQQRRTVNDQFRNEFENVLQDRELSDRMTESLQEDGLDDATEGMETNVSF from the coding sequence ATGGACGAGAAGACCGAGGAACTCCGTGACATCTTCATGGATGTCACCGACGAATCAACCGTCACCGAACGCCAAGAGGAGACCCACGGGTCGCTGAGTTCGGAGACGGCCATCGACGACCGGTTGGCGGAGGTCGTCGGACGGATGCGAGACCGCTACGACTTCACGACGACGCTCTCCGACGACGAGTTGGTGAGCGTCGTGCGGGGGTTCTACGCCGGCGACTCCGACGCCGAAATCGCCCGCGAGCTGGGCGACGCCTCGCTCGGCAAGACGGTCGCCCGCGCCCGCATCGACCTCCACCTCCTGCGCGAGTCCGACGAGGACGCGCCGTTCGACTTGGCGGACCTCCGGGACCTCCTCGACGACGACGCCTCAACCGGCGAGTGCGCCGCGGAACTCGACGTGAGCGAATCGACGGTCCGTCGCTACCGCCGCGTCATCGACGCCAAACAGCAGCGACGCACCGTCAACGACCAGTTCCGCAACGAGTTCGAGAACGTCCTGCAGGACCGCGAACTCTCCGACCGAATGACCGAGAGCCTTCAAGAGGACGGCTTGGACGACGCGACCGAGGGGATGGAGACGAACGTTTCCTTCTGA